One region of Sphingomonas abietis genomic DNA includes:
- the rsmH gene encoding 16S rRNA (cytosine(1402)-N(4))-methyltransferase RsmH translates to MSDAPHIPVLLEEVLAGLAVQPGETHVDGTFGAGGYTRALLAAGAARVYAFDRDPDAIAAGRALEADSGGRLILVPERFSRMVEALAERGVAHVDGVTLDIGVSSMQLDQAGRGFSFQSDGPLDMRMEQAGQSAADFVNEADEAAIADVLHHYGEEPRARRIARAIVAARPLSRTGELAEVVRRAVGHHPGMPKDPATRTFQGIRIHLNRELDELDEGLSAAEALLAPGGRLAVVSFHSLEDRMVKRFLNARGKPMPAGSRHLPQTRAAHAQSFEAVSRGIRAGEAETRRNPRSRSATLRVARRTAATAWPIEAASARQGAR, encoded by the coding sequence GTGAGTGACGCTCCCCACATCCCGGTCCTGCTCGAAGAAGTGCTGGCAGGACTCGCCGTCCAGCCCGGCGAAACCCATGTCGATGGCACCTTCGGCGCGGGCGGCTATACCCGTGCGCTCCTCGCGGCGGGCGCGGCACGGGTCTACGCTTTCGATCGCGATCCCGATGCGATCGCCGCCGGCCGCGCGCTGGAGGCCGATAGCGGCGGGCGCCTCATCCTGGTGCCCGAGCGCTTCTCGCGCATGGTCGAGGCGCTGGCCGAGCGCGGTGTCGCGCATGTCGACGGCGTGACGCTGGATATCGGCGTCTCGTCCATGCAGCTCGATCAGGCGGGCAGGGGCTTCTCCTTCCAGTCCGATGGCCCGCTCGACATGCGGATGGAGCAGGCCGGGCAGAGCGCGGCCGATTTCGTCAACGAAGCCGACGAGGCGGCGATCGCCGATGTGCTCCATCATTATGGCGAGGAACCCCGTGCGCGCCGTATCGCCCGCGCGATCGTCGCGGCGCGGCCGCTGTCGCGCACCGGCGAACTCGCCGAGGTCGTGCGCCGCGCCGTCGGCCACCATCCGGGGATGCCCAAGGATCCGGCGACGCGGACCTTCCAGGGGATTCGCATCCACCTCAACCGGGAGCTCGACGAGCTCGACGAGGGGCTGTCGGCGGCCGAGGCGCTGCTGGCGCCGGGCGGCCGGCTCGCAGTGGTCAGTTTCCACTCGCTGGAGGATCGCATGGTGAAGCGTTTCCTCAACGCGCGCGGCAAGCCGATGCCGGCCGGATCGCGGCATCTCCCGCAGACGCGCGCCGCGCATGCCCAGAGTTTCGAGGCGGTGTCGCGCGGTATCCGTGCCGGCGAGGCCGAGACGCGCCGCAATCCCCGTTCCCGTTCGGCGACGCTGCGCGTCGCCCGCCGCACCGCCGCCACCGCCTGGCCCATAGAGGCCGCATCTGCCCGCCAAGGAGCCCGTTAA
- a CDS encoding division/cell wall cluster transcriptional repressor MraZ, producing MDIGHIFQGHALNAVDAKGRVSVPASFRALIEKRALANNLDPENALKIGEHKSGDCLWSLDAVASAEVDRQLSESVADLPAAERMDKLEELAMDAHGGLEKVTFDGAGRMVLSPMLREFGQIEDLAFFVGVGLTFQIWNPRIAMLRLPEASRVRKPLAFLLKERGIVL from the coding sequence TTGGACATCGGCCACATCTTTCAGGGCCATGCGCTGAACGCAGTGGACGCGAAGGGGCGGGTGTCCGTGCCGGCCAGCTTCCGTGCGCTCATCGAAAAGCGCGCGCTCGCCAATAATCTGGACCCTGAAAACGCCCTCAAGATCGGCGAGCACAAGAGCGGCGACTGCCTGTGGTCGCTCGACGCCGTCGCCTCCGCCGAAGTGGATCGCCAGCTGTCCGAAAGCGTCGCGGATCTCCCCGCCGCCGAGCGCATGGACAAGCTCGAGGAATTGGCGATGGACGCCCATGGCGGCCTCGAGAAGGTCACGTTCGACGGCGCCGGCCGCATGGTGCTCTCCCCCATGCTGCGCGAGTTCGGCCAGATCGAGGATCTCGCCTTCTTCGTCGGCGTCGGCCTGACCTTCCAGATCTGGAATCCCCGCATCGCGATGCTGCGCCTCCCCGAGGCATCGCGCGTGCGCAAGCCGCTGGCCTTCCTCCTCAAGGAGCGGGGCATCGTGCTGTGA